A window of the Flavobacterium sangjuense genome harbors these coding sequences:
- a CDS encoding vWA domain-containing protein, with protein MNFKHPEVLYFLFLLVIPILVHLFQLRRFKKEYFTNVQFLKELSIQTRKSSTIKKWLLLLTRLLLLAFLILAFAQPFFAAKDSKMNTNEMYIILDNSYSMQAKGKKGELLKRAVQDLLEHTPEAQNFSLITNSDNYWNTDIKTIQKDLQDLKYSASAFRLDNLIAKVNARKSAFNKDIIVITDAVGLETNQTKSFRKEDNVYFIIPEAEQKNNIAIDSVYIQQTLDSFYEIGIKLSANGEDFKDIPIALYNKNKLTAKTLINFETNTKTINFTIPKEDFHGYVSVADKGLAYDNTYYFSISKPSLTNVISIGDTDKSNFLARIYTNDEFSYNNFPLANLDYNLLEKQDAIVLNELKEIPQALQTTLKSFVTKGGNLIVIPAQESNPTALNSFLANFGAMQFKTATQADKKVTKINFNHPLFSSVFEKKIDNFQYPTTKIAFGLSSTTPSILTYDDQSPFLTSLPNDLSSVYVFAAPINKTNSNFQNSPLIVPTFYNMTQSSQKTGVNALIIGEDQPFVVDALLSKDEILTVKNNTESFIPVQQLLNTKVKMTFNDNPTEAGNFSIFNGTNLVQNISFNYNRTESNLALANPDAASNFTEIDDIETVFNTIQTDRTDTQIWKWFVILALLFLALEVLIQKFVK; from the coding sequence ATGAATTTCAAACACCCAGAAGTCCTTTACTTTCTTTTCTTATTGGTCATCCCAATTCTGGTTCATTTATTTCAACTACGTCGTTTCAAGAAAGAGTATTTCACCAACGTACAATTCCTAAAAGAACTTTCAATACAAACCCGAAAAAGCTCCACCATCAAAAAATGGTTGCTGCTTCTTACCCGTTTATTGCTGCTTGCCTTTTTGATATTGGCTTTCGCCCAACCTTTCTTTGCTGCCAAAGACAGTAAAATGAATACTAATGAAATGTATATTATTCTGGACAATTCCTATAGTATGCAGGCCAAAGGCAAAAAAGGGGAACTCTTAAAACGCGCCGTTCAGGATTTACTGGAGCATACTCCCGAAGCACAAAACTTCTCGTTGATTACTAATTCGGATAATTATTGGAACACCGATATCAAGACCATTCAAAAAGATTTGCAGGACTTGAAATACAGTGCATCGGCATTTCGTTTGGATAATTTGATTGCAAAAGTCAACGCACGCAAATCTGCTTTCAACAAAGATATTATTGTTATTACAGATGCGGTTGGTTTAGAAACCAATCAAACCAAAAGCTTTAGAAAAGAAGATAATGTGTACTTCATCATTCCCGAAGCAGAACAGAAGAATAACATTGCCATTGACAGTGTTTATATTCAACAAACACTGGACAGCTTTTATGAAATTGGAATAAAACTATCCGCAAATGGCGAAGACTTCAAGGATATTCCAATTGCCTTGTACAATAAAAATAAGTTGACAGCTAAAACGCTGATTAACTTTGAAACCAATACTAAAACCATCAACTTCACCATTCCAAAAGAAGATTTTCATGGCTATGTTTCCGTTGCTGATAAAGGTTTAGCGTATGACAACACCTATTACTTCAGTATTTCAAAACCAAGTCTGACCAATGTTATCAGTATTGGTGATACAGATAAGAGTAATTTCCTGGCGCGTATTTATACGAATGATGAGTTCAGTTACAACAACTTCCCGCTAGCGAATTTGGATTATAATCTGTTAGAAAAACAAGATGCGATTGTGCTGAATGAATTAAAAGAAATTCCGCAGGCATTGCAAACTACACTAAAATCATTTGTCACAAAAGGTGGAAACCTGATTGTCATTCCGGCTCAGGAAAGCAATCCAACAGCGTTGAATTCGTTTTTAGCCAACTTTGGTGCAATGCAATTCAAAACCGCAACACAGGCAGATAAAAAGGTAACAAAAATCAATTTTAATCATCCGTTATTCAGTTCGGTGTTTGAAAAGAAGATTGATAATTTTCAATATCCGACGACTAAAATAGCTTTCGGTTTGAGCAGCACAACGCCATCGATATTGACTTATGATGATCAAAGTCCGTTTCTGACTTCGTTGCCAAATGACTTATCTTCAGTATATGTTTTTGCGGCTCCAATCAACAAAACCAACAGTAATTTCCAAAACTCACCACTGATAGTTCCAACCTTTTACAATATGACGCAAAGCAGTCAGAAAACCGGTGTAAATGCGCTTATTATTGGAGAAGACCAACCATTTGTAGTGGATGCATTGTTGTCAAAAGATGAGATACTAACGGTAAAAAACAATACCGAAAGTTTTATTCCCGTGCAACAATTGTTGAACACCAAAGTCAAAATGACTTTTAATGACAATCCGACAGAAGCCGGGAATTTTAGTATCTTTAACGGAACGAATCTGGTGCAGAATATTAGTTTTAATTATAATCGTACCGAAAGTAATTTGGCATTGGCAAACCCAGATGCTGCAAGCAACTTTACCGAAATTGATGATATCGAAACTGTATTCAATACCATTCAGACCGATAGAACCGACACGCAAATCTGGAAATGGTTTGTGATTTTAGCCTTACTCTTTTTAGCATTAGAAGTACTCATTCAAAAATTTGTAAAATGA
- a CDS encoding DEAD/DEAH box helicase — MSTFEQFNLPKSLQKAIDELGLTTPTPIQEKSFSVIMSGRDVMGIAQTGTGKTFAYLLPILKQWKFVATDTPRIVILVPTRELVVQIAAEVEKLTQYMSVRTLGVYGGVNINTQKKSVYQGIDVLVGTPGRVMDLALDNVIRFDSLQKLVIDEFDEMLNLGFRTQVTSILSMLKNKRQNILFSATMTDEVDDMLEEYFDFPDEVTLEKSGTPLEKIEQLGYFVPNFLTKTNLIVELLKDEALERVLLFVNNKKTADLLAVKLDEIYPEQFGIIHSNKSQNYRLQTMASFQAGEIRGIVTTDVMARGLDISDVTHVINVEFSEVPEQYIHRIGRTGRADKSGIAISLIGPNEQEIQIEAEMLMDKEIKILDLPTTVEVATRLLEFEKDKKKMKVILKTNKLEGGASFHEKAKKNTKVNLGGPSKTKKKTGTSVNRNILKTRAAKKKKK, encoded by the coding sequence ATGAGCACTTTCGAGCAATTCAATCTTCCTAAATCATTACAAAAAGCCATTGACGAATTGGGGCTGACAACGCCTACGCCTATTCAGGAGAAATCATTCTCAGTGATTATGTCAGGCCGCGATGTGATGGGAATTGCACAAACAGGTACGGGTAAAACCTTTGCTTATTTATTGCCAATATTAAAACAATGGAAGTTTGTTGCAACCGATACACCACGAATTGTGATTCTGGTGCCAACACGTGAATTGGTAGTTCAAATAGCTGCTGAAGTTGAAAAGTTAACGCAATACATGTCGGTAAGAACGCTCGGTGTTTACGGTGGTGTGAATATTAATACACAAAAGAAATCCGTTTATCAGGGAATCGATGTTTTAGTTGGAACTCCGGGTCGTGTAATGGATTTGGCTCTGGACAATGTTATTCGTTTTGACAGTCTGCAAAAACTGGTGATTGACGAGTTTGACGAAATGCTGAATTTAGGTTTCAGGACTCAGGTTACTTCTATCTTATCGATGTTAAAGAATAAACGTCAGAACATCTTATTCTCGGCAACCATGACCGATGAGGTAGATGATATGTTGGAAGAGTACTTTGATTTTCCTGATGAAGTTACTCTAGAAAAATCGGGAACACCATTAGAAAAAATAGAACAGCTAGGTTACTTTGTGCCTAACTTTTTGACCAAGACAAATCTGATTGTAGAATTGCTAAAAGACGAAGCTTTAGAAAGAGTATTGCTTTTTGTGAACAATAAAAAAACGGCCGATTTACTGGCAGTCAAGCTGGATGAAATCTATCCGGAGCAATTTGGAATCATCCATTCGAACAAATCACAAAACTATCGTTTGCAGACTATGGCTTCCTTTCAAGCTGGTGAAATCAGAGGAATTGTTACCACAGATGTTATGGCTAGAGGTTTGGATATTTCGGATGTGACACATGTTATCAACGTAGAGTTTTCGGAAGTTCCGGAACAATACATTCACCGAATTGGTCGTACGGGTCGTGCCGACAAATCGGGTATTGCGATTAGTTTGATTGGTCCGAATGAGCAGGAAATCCAGATAGAAGCAGAAATGCTGATGGATAAGGAAATCAAGATTTTAGATTTGCCGACAACCGTTGAAGTGGCTACACGCCTATTGGAGTTTGAAAAAGACAAAAAGAAAATGAAGGTCATTTTGAAAACCAACAAACTGGAAGGTGGCGCGTCTTTTCATGAGAAGGCAAAGAAGAATACAAAAGTTAACCTTGGCGGTCCATCAAAAACCAAGAAAAAAACCGGAACGTCAGTTAATAGAAATATATTGAAAACAAGAGCGGCGAAAAAGAAGAAAAAATAG
- a CDS encoding YdeI/OmpD-associated family protein gives MEKFKAEIGIIGINPFVFVPKEVLKVIFKQAGKDKGYIPIFGTINSKPYTQTLVRYRGEWRLYINTTMLTNSPKRIGEMIDVSIAFDPNDRTLQPHPELVKALQENPEARNTFELLPPSRQKEIIRYISALKTEESIIKNVAKAIGFLNGENRFVGRDKP, from the coding sequence ATGGAGAAATTCAAAGCTGAAATCGGTATAATCGGTATCAATCCATTTGTGTTTGTTCCGAAAGAAGTCCTAAAGGTTATTTTTAAACAAGCCGGAAAGGACAAAGGTTACATTCCTATTTTTGGAACAATTAACAGTAAACCCTACACGCAAACATTGGTTCGGTATAGAGGCGAATGGAGATTGTATATCAACACCACAATGCTTACCAATTCGCCTAAACGAATTGGGGAAATGATTGATGTCAGCATTGCCTTTGACCCAAACGACAGAACGTTACAACCGCATCCTGAACTTGTAAAAGCACTTCAGGAAAACCCAGAAGCACGCAACACTTTTGAACTATTGCCTCCCTCAAGACAAAAGGAAATCATTCGTTATATTTCTGCTTTAAAAACTGAAGAAAGCATTATAAAGAACGTTGCAAAAGCCATTGGCTTCTTAAATGGCGAAAACCGATTTGTGGGACGAGACAAACCTTAG
- a CDS encoding M3 family metallopeptidase gives MSLKQQLLYLILPICLFSVNSFSQSNIKASNNPFLVASNEVVDYAKVTSQNVENYAGHTINEVSKMVAAIKKQKTATFSNVFGAMDEIKNKMGTTSNNCFMLYWVSTDAAIREKGLASYQLLDSLGTVIYSDKGIYDKMIGFKKSAAYKQLKGNKKLLVDDMIEGFERSGVNLSADKLAKYKSLTKEIGELSSSYSTNMNSSKEILILDEKGAAGLPESFKQTYKVAEGKYEIPIINSTSDPVLSNAESEETRKSYYIKFYNRAADKNLAILDEMVKKRDELAKLMGYPTYAAYALVPKMAGNPKNVWDFLNDLISRSKEKAKNDVALLDAEKKVETANQEAKLEPWDVSFYKNQIIKKQYQINNEELREYFPMEGCLKGMMDIYQKLLGLEFKKVANPSVWNDDVDMYEVYEGGKLKGRFYLDLFPRPNKETWFYGVNIVSGKGKEIPVAMLLGNFTKPTKTQPSLLSQKELKTLFHEFGHIMNMMSYHGEFSVQQESKADFTEAMSQIFENWVLDYGIVSTFAKNYKTGETLPKATFDKMLESKKVGSGLGAIQMLQRCLYDMNLYDKYNAANPTPTDDIWQQTNKQLDVMDFYAQTHYQANWIHVNTHPVYMYGYLWSEVYAMDMFTQFEKNGLLDTKTGIRYRQLILSNGTQKDIVKAVNEFLGRPSDNKAYVKSLGL, from the coding sequence ATGTCTTTAAAACAGCAACTGCTTTATTTAATACTTCCTATTTGTTTATTCTCAGTTAACAGTTTTTCTCAATCCAATATAAAAGCCTCAAACAATCCATTCCTTGTGGCCAGCAATGAAGTGGTTGACTATGCGAAGGTAACTTCACAAAATGTGGAAAACTATGCCGGCCACACCATTAATGAAGTAAGCAAAATGGTTGCTGCCATTAAGAAACAAAAAACAGCAACCTTCAGCAATGTTTTTGGTGCTATGGATGAAATCAAAAACAAAATGGGAACCACAAGTAACAACTGCTTTATGCTGTACTGGGTTTCTACCGATGCCGCTATTCGTGAGAAAGGCTTAGCCAGTTATCAGTTGCTTGATTCACTCGGAACGGTTATCTATTCTGATAAAGGAATTTATGATAAGATGATTGGTTTTAAAAAGTCGGCAGCCTATAAACAACTTAAAGGGAATAAGAAGCTATTGGTAGATGATATGATAGAAGGGTTTGAGCGTTCTGGAGTTAACCTGAGTGCTGATAAGCTTGCTAAATACAAAAGCCTGACTAAGGAAATTGGGGAACTCTCTTCTTCTTACTCTACTAATATGAATTCCTCTAAAGAAATCTTGATCCTTGATGAAAAAGGTGCTGCCGGTTTACCGGAAAGTTTTAAACAGACCTACAAAGTGGCGGAAGGAAAGTATGAAATCCCGATTATCAACTCAACGAGTGATCCTGTTTTGAGCAACGCGGAATCAGAAGAAACAAGAAAGTCATATTACATTAAATTTTATAACAGAGCTGCCGATAAAAATCTGGCGATTCTTGACGAAATGGTAAAGAAGCGTGACGAATTGGCGAAACTAATGGGATACCCAACCTATGCGGCGTATGCATTGGTTCCGAAAATGGCCGGAAATCCAAAGAACGTATGGGATTTTCTGAATGATTTGATTAGCCGCTCTAAAGAAAAAGCAAAGAACGATGTGGCACTTTTAGATGCTGAAAAGAAAGTCGAAACAGCCAACCAGGAAGCTAAATTGGAACCTTGGGATGTTTCCTTTTATAAAAATCAGATAATCAAAAAGCAATACCAAATTAACAACGAAGAACTACGCGAGTACTTTCCAATGGAAGGATGCCTAAAAGGAATGATGGACATTTATCAAAAACTATTGGGATTAGAATTTAAAAAAGTAGCTAATCCTTCGGTTTGGAATGATGACGTAGATATGTATGAGGTATATGAAGGCGGAAAACTGAAAGGACGCTTTTATTTGGACTTATTTCCAAGACCAAATAAAGAAACCTGGTTTTATGGTGTAAACATAGTTTCAGGAAAAGGAAAAGAAATACCGGTAGCCATGTTGCTTGGGAATTTCACAAAACCAACTAAAACACAACCTTCGCTATTGAGCCAGAAAGAATTGAAAACGCTGTTTCATGAATTTGGACATATTATGAACATGATGTCTTATCATGGTGAATTCTCGGTTCAACAGGAATCAAAAGCCGATTTTACAGAAGCCATGTCTCAAATATTTGAAAATTGGGTTTTGGATTACGGCATTGTAAGTACGTTTGCCAAAAACTACAAAACAGGAGAAACACTGCCAAAGGCAACTTTTGATAAAATGCTTGAGTCTAAAAAAGTGGGCTCTGGTTTAGGGGCTATACAAATGCTGCAACGTTGTTTGTATGACATGAATCTGTATGACAAATACAACGCGGCTAATCCAACGCCAACCGATGACATTTGGCAACAAACCAATAAGCAATTGGATGTCATGGATTTCTATGCACAAACACATTATCAGGCTAACTGGATACACGTGAATACACATCCGGTGTATATGTATGGCTACTTATGGTCTGAAGTATATGCGATGGATATGTTTACCCAATTTGAAAAGAACGGGCTTTTAGATACTAAAACCGGAATCAGATACCGTCAATTAATCCTTTCTAACGGAACTCAAAAAGATATTGTAAAAGCGGTTAATGAATTCTTGGGAAGACCATCGGATAACAAGGCTTATGTTAAAAGCCTTGGGCTTTAA
- a CDS encoding carboxypeptidase-like regulatory domain-containing protein — protein sequence MPKKLFTILSIMLTIQASVAQSITGKIVDAKTNESIPYANVIINNSENVVSNAEGYFTISENNSSDASTIDVSYLGYQNRKMTVDELKSHQLIVSLQAGIVELENVNVSNIKPNALSIMAEVKKHLNQHYKSELQPVKNKVFFRETSGLKPSTLNFDIEKSTGFTKDALKSVNSQIKKFTSKLISQPPVVYSDMLCNYYTVTKKKEDKLSFLSKLDVIKAIKLKDENNSSSLDDIEEKSKNLILQHLDTTKYYRVKSGWFGSRDTISLRKDFNKNKKNKPSQLTTSKSDLNSFICQNNFLYSDKLNFVKNPEIYDYTYEGVVYSKDHEFVYVLSFRPRKSKAIYTGKLYISESDYAVLRADYTLAEGEKVSGFNMKFLLGVKSSENVSNGTIIYKQNPSGDGYYLQYATLETGQYIYINRPLKFIELTDKEKDVLAIDLKIEANMKTKKEYLNILKSESSDAGIEAINEEEFKFTQLKRYDPKIWKDYGAIEPLEEMKQFQVSDQL from the coding sequence ATGCCAAAGAAACTGTTTACAATCCTTTCAATCATGCTTACCATACAGGCAAGCGTCGCCCAAAGCATTACCGGAAAAATTGTTGATGCTAAAACCAATGAAAGTATTCCTTATGCTAATGTAATTATCAACAATTCGGAAAATGTAGTTTCTAATGCAGAAGGCTATTTTACCATTTCAGAAAATAACAGCAGTGATGCTTCTACCATTGATGTTTCCTATTTGGGATATCAAAATCGTAAAATGACTGTAGACGAACTCAAAAGCCATCAACTGATTGTTTCGCTTCAAGCCGGGATAGTTGAACTCGAGAATGTCAACGTCTCCAATATAAAACCAAATGCATTAAGCATAATGGCAGAAGTTAAAAAGCATCTAAACCAGCATTATAAAAGCGAGCTCCAACCCGTAAAAAACAAAGTTTTTTTCAGGGAAACTAGTGGACTAAAACCTTCAACATTAAATTTTGATATCGAAAAATCAACAGGTTTTACTAAGGATGCTTTAAAATCAGTAAACAGTCAGATAAAAAAATTTACATCTAAACTAATCTCCCAGCCGCCGGTGGTATACAGTGACATGCTTTGTAATTATTACACTGTCACAAAGAAAAAAGAAGACAAACTATCTTTTTTATCCAAACTCGATGTCATCAAAGCTATCAAACTTAAGGATGAAAATAATTCGTCATCGCTTGACGATATAGAGGAAAAATCCAAAAACCTAATCCTGCAGCATTTAGATACTACTAAATATTATCGGGTTAAAAGTGGTTGGTTTGGCTCGCGCGATACTATTTCGCTGCGCAAAGATTTCAATAAGAATAAGAAAAATAAACCAAGCCAGTTGACTACTTCAAAATCAGACCTTAATTCCTTTATTTGCCAAAATAACTTTCTCTACAGCGACAAGCTTAACTTTGTCAAAAACCCCGAAATATATGACTACACCTATGAAGGTGTTGTCTATTCAAAAGACCATGAATTTGTATATGTGCTCTCATTCCGACCACGTAAAAGTAAAGCAATATATACTGGCAAACTCTATATTTCTGAAAGCGATTATGCCGTATTACGCGCCGATTATACTTTAGCGGAAGGGGAAAAAGTAAGCGGTTTTAATATGAAATTCCTTCTCGGAGTAAAATCATCTGAAAACGTTAGCAACGGAACCATCATTTACAAACAAAATCCTTCAGGTGACGGCTATTATCTTCAATATGCCACCTTGGAAACAGGTCAGTATATTTATATTAACAGGCCTTTAAAATTTATTGAACTCACGGATAAGGAAAAAGATGTATTGGCTATTGACCTTAAAATTGAAGCCAATATGAAAACCAAAAAAGAATACCTGAACATCCTTAAATCTGAAAGTTCTGATGCAGGCATAGAAGCAATCAATGAAGAAGAATTTAAATTTACGCAGCTCAAACGCTACGACCCAAAAATATGGAAAGATTACGGTGCCATTGAGCCTTTGGAAGAAATGAAACAGTTTCAGGTTAGTGATCAATTATAA